One window of the Daphnia pulex isolate KAP4 chromosome 8, ASM2113471v1 genome contains the following:
- the LOC124200594 gene encoding zinc metalloproteinase nas-13-like: MASNTVTFLVVATMTFLVFTSCLATSDPNLYVNNTQELETSENRAAAAADNTGKSLSLSDLVYGTSAAASNRQSDAVGYLTEEDFRNALAVEDSSDVTNPNWNADHQHQSSNLFEGDIAGVKSARELRNAISGVNFRWPDAVIPYVITSSYTPSDRSIIARAMMEYHNKTCIRFVPRTIQPDYIIIKTTGSGYYYKSIVLAYYYYNSPQAMSPQQCNSNIGRTGGSQVVSLDQGCVHVSLIIHELMHAAGFFHEQSRTDRDDYVVINYGNIQTGMQNNFNKLGPDMIEFLGTSYDTGSVMHYDQFAFAKDRNVPTIYSKTGSSLGNTQGFSQNDVLKLNLMYQCSPVVETTTAMATTPSTTVATTVTDSTTVVPTTVTTSIQMSTTTTSIPTTESTTQGTTTLTNGPTQMPFTTTTTSQVTTGPECEDRLAGCDVWFDDGFCENSTDLMSVFCRKTCGFCSTRPEVCLDVISFCPQWANSGLCIASQEFMLANCPKSCDFCKAS, translated from the exons ATGGCATCCAACACAGTCACATTTCTGGTCGTAGCGACAATGACTTTCTTAGTTTTCACTTCGTGTCTGGCCACTTCCGACCCAAATCTCTACGTAAATAACACTCAAGAACTGGAAACCAGTGAAaaccgtgctgctgctgcggctgatAATACGGGGAAATCCCTGAGTTTGTCGGATCTAGTTTACGGCACGTCTGCTGCAGCATCCAACCGCCAG TCCGATGCTGTCGGTTACCTAACTGAAGAGGATTTCCGAAACGCCCTCGCTGTTG AAGACAGTAGCGACGTCACCAATCCCAATTGGAACGCAGACCATCAGCATCAATCATCCAATTTGTTCGAGGGTGACATTGCCGGTGTCAAGTCGGCCAGAGAGCTGCGCAATGCCATTAGCGGTGTCAATTTCCGTTGGCCGGATGCTGTCATCCCTTACGTCATTACATCCTCATACA CCCCAAGCGACCGCAGTATAATCGCCAGAGCCATGATGGAATATCACAACAAGACTTGCATCCGCTTCGTTCCCAGAACTATCCAGCCAgattacatcatcatcaaaaccACAGGATCTGGGTATTATTATAAATCAATCGTGctggcttattattattataatagcCCACAGGCCATGTCGCCTCAGCA GTGTAACAGTAACATTGGGCGAACGGGTGGGTCTCAGGTAGTGTCGCTGGATCAAGGCTGCGTTCACGTGTCGCTGATTATTCACGAGCTGATGCACGCCGCTGGCTTCTTCCACGAGCAATCGCGAACCGACAGGGACGATTACGTCGTCATCAACTACGGAAACATTCAAACAG GCATGCAAAATAACTTTAACAAGCTTGGACCCGAcatgattgaatttttgggGACTTCGTATGATACAG GCTCAGTGATGCATTATGATCAATTCGCTTTTGCCAAAGATCGAAACGTCCCCACCATTTACTCGAAGACGGGCAGTAGCCTGGGTAATACACAGGGATTTAGTCAG AACGATGTCTTGAAATTGAATCTGATGTACCAATGCAGCCCTGTTGTCGAGACTACTACTGCTATGGCAACCACCCCATCAACGACAGTCGCGACGACAGTGACCGACTCAACAACCGTCGTCCCCACGACAGTTACCACATCAATTCAAATGTCGACGACAACGACATCAATTCCAACTACGGAAAGTACAACCCAAGGGACCACAACATTGACAAATGGACCGACTCAAATGCCTTTTACGACCACAACGACGTCTCAAGTGACAACCG GCCCAGAATGTGAGGACAGACTGGCTGGATGCGACGTGTGGTTTGACGATGGCTTCTGCGAAAACAGCACCGATCTGATGAGCGTCTTCTGCAGGAAAACTTGCGGATTTTGCTCCACTCGTCCTGAAG TCTGCCTGGatgtcatttcattttgccCTCAATGGGCCAACAGCGGACTGTGCATTGCTAGCCAGGAATTCATGCTGGCCAATTGCCCAAAATCTTGCGACTTTTGTAAGGCATCTTAA
- the LOC124200793 gene encoding uncharacterized protein LOC124200793: protein MTLVLVNVYNGILISYVMAIHRAPPIASTELDIAFNPNIRLVVDKGQSGDLWFSTAQKGIFKGYGDKLRSYPNSRCNNSQQCVNLVKSLPPQHVYFSVMMNLKDIIKADYKSTGQCKLTITAPASNHPGTWGLEKKSPYLEKFNRGTLMLHEAGLITLWREKVESDTKPCYSEKNANYIDDQDSKKKPLARLSLTNLAGAFAVLAAGCLVSIVAFGIEILFFNKRRKRRMKRTTIVVL from the exons ATGACCCTTGTGCTGGTCAACGTCTACAACGGAATTCTCATCTCCTACGTGATGGCCATTCATCGCGCTCCTCCAATCGCCAGCACCGAATTGGACATCGCGTTCAACCCAAACATCCGCCTTGTCGTCGATAAGGGTCAATCTGGCGATCTTTGGTTTTCG ACTGCGCAAAAAGGGATTTTCAAGGGCTATGGCGACAAATTGCGATCATATCCGAATTCGAGGTGCAACAACAGTCAGCAGTGTGTCAATTTGGTGAAATCGCTGCCGCCACAGCACGTCTATTTTAGC GTAATGATGAATTTGAAGGACATAATCAAGGCTGATTACAAGTCCACGGGCCAGTGTAAGCTGACCATAACGGCGCCAGCATCCAACCACCCAGGAACTTGGGGACTAGAGAAGAAAAGTCCTTACCTCGAAAAGTTTAACCGTGG AACATTGATGCTCCACGAGGCGGGGCTAATCACCTTGTGGCGAGAAAAGGTCGAGTCGGACACCAAGCCGTGCTACAGCGAGAAGAATGCCAATTACATTGACGACCAGGACAGCAAGAAAAAGCCTCTGGCGCGTTTGTCGCTGACTAATTTGGCAGGGGCCTTCGCTGTTTTGGCAGCTGGATGCCTGGTTTCCATCGTGGCGTTCGGAATCGAAATTCTCTTCTTCAATAAGCGACGAAAGAGGAGGATGAAAAGGACCACAATCGTCGTCCTGTGA
- the LOC124200791 gene encoding egl nine homolog 1-like, whose product MEWLIDICQCVVRDLDKYGICVVDNFMGKERAESIHRSVVSMYHSGVFVEGETVGLKSSTSTAAASTGDGETARNVRSDKITWVDGSENNCAHIAFLIAAVDTIIMNFMRFKKGAQLGSQLNIGGRTKAMISCYPGNGSHYVKHVDNPNQDGRCITTTYYVNKDWDAKETGGLLRIFPQTWSNKVVDIEPILDRMVFFWSDRRNPHEVQPSFRTRYAITIWYFDAKEREEAKLRNSQALIKSH is encoded by the exons ATGGAGTGGCTGATAGACATCTGCCAGTGCGTGGTTCGTGATTTGGACAAGTACGGCATTTGCGTCGTCGATAATTTCATGGGCAAAGAGCGGGCCGAGTCCATCCATCGCTCCGTCGTCTCCATGTACCACTCGGGCGTCTTTGTCGAGGGCGAGACAGTCGGTCTCAAATCGTCTActagcacagcagcagcgtcaaCCGGCGACGGCGAGACGGCGAGGAACGTGCGCAGCGATAAGATCACCTGGGTCGACGGGTCGGAGAACAATTGCGCCCACATCGCCTTCCTCATAGCCGCCGTCGACACCATCATCATGAATTTCATGCGGTTCAAAAAGGGCGCCCAGTTGGGCAGCCAACTCAACATTGGCGGAAGAACAAAG gCGATGATATCGTGTTATCCCGGCAACGGTTCACACTACGTGAAACATGTGGACAACCCCAACCAAGACGGCCGCTGCATAACAACGACCTATTACGTCAACAAGGACTGGGACGCCAAG gaaactGGTGGTCTGCTGAGGATTTTCCCACAGACGTGGTCCAACAAAGTGGTGGACATTGAGCCCATCCTCGACCGGATGGTATTCTTCTGGTCAGATCGGCGCAACCCCCACGAAGTCCAGCCCTCTTTCCGCACCCGCTACGCCATCACCATCTGGTACTTTGACGCCAAGGAGAGGGAAGAGGCTAAATTGCGCAATAGCCAGGCGTTGATTAAAAGTCATTGA
- the LOC124200788 gene encoding beta-1,3-galactosyltransferase 1-like, translating to MKKHGVSIKAVTAILLGLTIVISVKYIHDGKMVAEETLKIRVEENSILEVALIQCRNESDSMSVLLKNQTKINRHASNPTDVTNETKEINKLKEKYDEEKKKLIKYLATQLRDSPYPGVENYTRYAVARLGMLPIENVKPLIPEFGPVVNDVLSFRYPINIPSCPAKAETNNTQANQSVFIALISAPYHFKERNDIRDTWLVHLKSALEKHLLGMARFGFFLGQTKNDSIQTRIKEESQKHGDIIQIDMDDSYRNLTLKGIAVLNWVRQHCAKVDLVFKVDDDVYVNVHNLVHFVRSNYQSNNSLFGYGNFGFYPIRMELGYSEDYAKWDMTFEEYPWSYYPNYVNGPAYFMHASVVVPLLAASQTTPLIPFEDVFLTGMCTEKAGVKMQYSDGNPSVFYRPLPTVPTPCDLRSFVGWPTDNHVITHSAVDDFYRNKTQCVVTESDGTNRTIDFTAPVVFKFS from the exons atgaagaaacatGGAGTTTCGATAAAAGCCGTGACAGCTATTCTTCTCGGACTGACCATAGTCATTTCAGTCAAATACATTCACGACGGGAAAATGGTGGCAGAAGAAACACTTAAAATACGCGTAGAAGAGAATTCCATTTTGGAAGTGGCTTTAATTCAATGCCGGAACGAAAGCGATTCCATGAGCGTTTTActtaaaaaccaaacaaagaTAAATCGTCATGCCAGCAACCCTACTGACGTCACAAATGAAActaaagaaatcaataaactaaaagaaaaatacgacgaagaaaagaagaaattgattaAATATTTGGCGACTCAATTACGAGATTCTCCTTATCCTGGAGTTGAAAACTACACCCGATACGCAGTGGCTCGACTGGGGATGCTGCCCATTGAAAATGTGAAACCTTTGATACCTGAATTCGGCCCAGTCGTCAACGACGTCCTTTCCTTTCGCTATCCCATCAACATTCCGTCGTGTCCAGCAAAAGCAGAAACAAATAATACTCAGGCGAACCAAAGTGTTTTCATAGCGCTGATATCGGCTCCGTATCATTTCAAAGAGCGAAACGACATCAGAGATACGTGGCTCGTTCACCTCAAAAGCGCATTGGAAAAACATTTACTGGGCATGGCGCGATTCGGTTTCTTTCTCGGCCAAACGAAAAACGATTCCATTCAAACGCGAATCAAAGAAGAGAGTCAGAAACACGGAGATATCATCCAAATCGACATGGACGATTCGTATCGAAATTTGACGCTGAAAGGCATCGCCGTGCTCAACTGGGTGAGGCAACACTGCGCGAAGGTCGACCTCGTTTTCAAAgtggacgacgacgtctaCGTCAACGTGCACAATTTGGTTCACTTCGTTCGGTCTAATTATCAATCGAACAACAGTTTGTTCGGCTACGGCAATTTTGGCTTCTATCCAATCAGGATGGAGCTGGGATACTCGGAAGACTACGCCAAATGGGACATGACTTTCGAAGAGTATCCGTGGAGTTACTATCCCAATTACGTCAACGGTCCGGCCTATTTCATGCACGCAAGTGTCGTCGTTCCGTTATTGGCTGCCAGTCAGACCACACCATTAATCCCGTTCGAGGACGTCTTCCTGACCGGAATGTGCACGGAAAAAGCCGGCGTCAAGATGCAATATTCCGATGGCAACCCCAG TGTCTTTTATCGGCCTCTGCCGACCGTTCCGACCCCGTGTGATTTGCGGAGCTTCGTCGGGTGGCCGACCGACAATCATGTCATCACCCACTCGGCCGTCGACGATTTTTATCGGAACAAGACCCAGTGCGTAGTCACTGAATCGGATGGAACCAATAGAACAATCGACTTCACCGCCCCCGTTGTCTTTAAGTTCAGTTAG
- the LOC124200595 gene encoding uncharacterized protein LOC124200595 translates to MKLLFWMMFIVVLMEETCVCQFSTSLQSFDVVSSRPKEAVLLDVPINSFKKDHLVVVMSVSLPSVKTTRNSTGHLIRVEGVSPLILDWLSLRYKFDYSILDTNISLLDDMGPKRPGLISYLLRGESQVMLAFMGPSPERLRKVEVVHPWLYTPPAFLIPMPEMLPNNVDAVIKPFQLWVWMGLVGAVASFVFTMSYLNRTLTWRNQSVSNNAEGNVDQPPDVVTESVYMYVVGTLLNQGIIF, encoded by the exons atgaagCTACTATTTTGGATGATGTTCATCGTCGTGCTGATGGAAGAAACTTGTGTTTGCCAATTCAGCACGTCGCTCCAATCATTCGACGTCGTTTCTTCTAGACCAAAAGAGGCGGTGCTGCTGGATGTGCCCATCAATTCATTCAAGAAAGATCACCTTGTGGTCGTTATGTCTGTG TCCCTCCCATCCGTGAAAACTACGAGGAATTCAACCGGCCATCTGATTCGCGTGGAGGGCGTTTCACCCTTGATACTTGACTGGCTCTCTCTCCGCTACAAATTCGA tTACTCCATCCTTGACACCAATATTTCTTTGCTGGATGACATGGGACCCAAACGACCAGGACTCATTAGTTACCTATTGAGGGGG GAAAGCCAAGTGATGTTGGCGTTCATGGGCCCTTCACCCGAACGTTTACGGAAAGTGGAGGTCGTCCATCCTTGGCTGTACACGCCGCCCGCCTTCCTCATCCCAATGCCCGAAATGTTGCCTAACAACGTCGACGCAGTCATCAAACCTTTTCAATTATGG GTTTGGATGGGATTAGTTGGTGCGGTTGCATCCTTCGTTTTCACCATGTCGTATTTAAATCGCACCCTAACTTGGAGGAATCAATCCGTCTCAAACAATGCTGAAGGAAATGTCGACCAACCTCCTGATGTTGTGACTGAAAGTGTCTACATGTACGTTGTAGGAACCTTATTGAATCAAggtattatattttaa